Proteins from one Streptomyces genisteinicus genomic window:
- a CDS encoding SPOR domain-containing protein codes for MTDVNAALPWQIVRRDGNGNRYRVGRYATRDEAQRIADGLDSRGHEQLYWVEPIGRPQPGR; via the coding sequence ATGACGGATGTGAACGCCGCTCTCCCGTGGCAGATCGTGCGCCGGGACGGCAACGGCAACCGCTACCGCGTCGGCCGGTACGCGACCCGGGACGAGGCCCAGCGGATCGCCGACGGCCTCGACTCCCGCGGCCACGAGCAGCTCTACTGGGTCGAGCCGATCGGCCGGCCGCAGCCCGGCCGCTGA
- a CDS encoding (deoxy)nucleoside triphosphate pyrophosphohydrolase, protein MSDRVVVAGAVYDRGRLLAARRSAPEELAGRWELPGGKLEPGESPEQALVRELREELGVETEPVERVPGEWPLKPGYVLRVWTVRLLSGEPRPLEDHDALRWLGPHELDDVDWLDQDRPAVAAVAGLSAERPAGRGPGGV, encoded by the coding sequence ATGAGTGATCGCGTGGTGGTGGCGGGAGCCGTGTATGACCGGGGGCGGCTGCTCGCCGCCCGGCGCAGCGCGCCCGAGGAACTGGCGGGGCGCTGGGAGCTCCCCGGCGGCAAACTCGAACCGGGGGAGAGCCCCGAGCAGGCGCTGGTGCGCGAACTGCGCGAGGAACTGGGCGTCGAGACGGAGCCGGTGGAGCGCGTCCCCGGCGAGTGGCCGCTGAAGCCCGGCTACGTGCTCCGGGTGTGGACCGTCCGCCTGCTCTCCGGCGAGCCGCGCCCCCTCGAGGACCACGACGCGCTGCGCTGGCTCGGTCCGCACGAGCTGGACGACGTCGACTGGCTCGACCAGGACCGGCCGGCCGTCGCCGCGGTGGCCGGGCTGTCCGCGGAGCGCCCGGCGGGCCGCGGTCCCGGGGGCGTGTGA